One genomic region from Lachnospiraceae bacterium encodes:
- a CDS encoding DUF4040 domain-containing protein — MELFKMILLALLVICAVSVSFTKNLLTSVIILMSYSLIMSIIWALLMAPDLAITEAAVGAGITSVLFFITLRKIHLIKGEEEANDESSESTEHH; from the coding sequence ATGGAACTCTTTAAAATGATTCTATTAGCGCTGCTTGTCATCTGCGCGGTCTCTGTCAGCTTCACGAAGAACTTACTGACCTCCGTGATCATCCTGATGTCATACAGCCTCATCATGTCCATCATCTGGGCGCTTCTGATGGCGCCGGATCTGGCCATCACCGAGGCCGCCGTGGGCGCCGGCATCACCAGTGTGCTCTTCTTTATCACACTGAGAAAGATCCATCTGATTAAGGGAGAGGAGGAAGCAAACGATGAATCATCCGAATCAACCGAACATCATTGA
- a CDS encoding monovalent cation/H(+) antiporter subunit G: MLEWTLFILSAIFIIAGIGIIMLSCLGVHRFHFVLNRMHSAAMGDTLGILFIILGLMIANGFNLALIKLLCIILFMWLASPVSSHLITKLEYITNEHLSKTCRFIDMTGSSKKETEESNDHGTL; the protein is encoded by the coding sequence ATGCTAGAATGGACCCTGTTTATTTTATCAGCCATCTTCATCATCGCCGGCATTGGCATTATTATGCTCTCCTGTCTGGGCGTGCACCGCTTCCACTTCGTGCTGAACCGCATGCATTCTGCCGCCATGGGAGACACCTTAGGAATTCTATTTATTATTTTAGGTCTCATGATCGCCAATGGCTTTAATCTGGCGCTCATCAAGCTGCTGTGCATTATTTTGTTCATGTGGCTCGCCAGCCCGGTGTCCTCCCATCTGATCACCAAGCTGGAATACATCACCAACGAGCATCTGTCCAAAACATGCCGCTTTATCGATATGACCGGCTCATCTAAGAAGGAAACGGAGGAATCTAACGATCATGGAACTCTTTAA
- a CDS encoding sodium:proton antiporter, with the protein MIETAYQILYEVSLIALGIGIFMAMIRAIKGPRIADRVVAINMIGTMTMLSIAILALALDQSYLLDVCLIYVMISFLAVVVLCKIYITVYLDKKEKQEANAKQKEEEIC; encoded by the coding sequence ATGATCGAGACAGCCTATCAGATTTTATATGAGGTTTCTTTAATCGCACTGGGCATTGGCATCTTCATGGCCATGATCCGCGCCATCAAGGGGCCGCGTATCGCCGACCGCGTGGTTGCCATCAATATGATCGGCACCATGACCATGCTTTCCATTGCCATTTTAGCGCTGGCACTGGATCAGAGCTATCTGCTGGATGTCTGCCTCATCTATGTGATGATCAGTTTTTTGGCCGTCGTCGTCCTATGCAAAATATATATTACGGTCTATCTGGATAAAAAGGAAAAGCAGGAGGCAAATGCCAAGCAAAAGGAGGAAGAGATATGCTAG
- a CDS encoding Na+/H+ antiporter subunit E — MYLFLLFIWFMLNGRITLEITILGLLLSALVYWFARTYLHYTLKKEWQLFRRLGLFLLYVAVLLWEILKANWNVILLIIAGERHTDSSIISVRIPLKTQLARTILANSITLTPGTITISLDDDLYTIHALRPSLAEGIEDSAFVKLLHKMEELS; from the coding sequence ATGTATTTGTTTTTATTATTCATCTGGTTTATGCTAAACGGGCGCATCACACTGGAAATCACTATATTGGGCCTGCTTCTCAGCGCTTTGGTATACTGGTTTGCCCGGACCTATCTCCATTATACCTTAAAAAAGGAGTGGCAGCTGTTTAGACGGCTGGGGCTGTTTCTGCTCTATGTCGCCGTGCTACTTTGGGAGATTCTCAAGGCAAATTGGAATGTCATTTTGCTGATCATTGCCGGCGAGCGCCACACCGACAGCTCGATTATCTCGGTGCGTATCCCGCTGAAAACGCAGCTGGCCCGTACGATTCTGGCCAATTCCATTACGCTCACCCCCGGCACCATCACGATCTCGCTGGATGATGACCTCTATACCATTCATGCCCTTCGCCCCAGTCTGGCCGAGGGGATCGAAGACAGTGCCTTTGTAAAATTACTGCATAAAATGGAGGAGCTATCATGA